A window of Dysidea avara chromosome 1, odDysAvar1.4, whole genome shotgun sequence genomic DNA:
ATGTCAATCTAAGAAACAACTTGGCTTTtgtttgaagtcaatagcttcttccattccaaagttatgaacaCTTTTATTCGTTataaaattctttgaatttgtGGTTATTTCATTCCAAATTATGGTCATTTGTATTATTAGCCGTGAAATTCTATAAGCTACCCGCCCATTGGTCACTACACTCCAAGGGCTATTGactacagtgttgggagtaatgtgttacttatgtaacgcgttatataatattattacttttgtggtaactaagtaatataacgaaatatgttataaaaacaggtaatataactaaagttactttacttacaaatgtaacacgttacctaagtaataatagttactgtaatgaattcaaattatgtaatattattactacaagtaacaaagttactaatctcattagtgatccactgagtaatgcctagccacaacaaagtagtGAAGCCtgctgaatgaagcttattcaccagcttcatACTTGTAATcaaacacaatcatgtcacatgataaggtggtagtttcacacgtgacagcttaaggctgtggacacaaagtaatataatatgtaatattattatagttactttattttatgggtaatatgtaactgtaactaaatagttcagttgcaagtaatatgtaatatgtaactggttactttttaaaagtaactgtcccaacattgacttcaaataaaaactgaGTTTTTTCTTTCAACAAGATCTTcaatttgaaaccatgttttaaTAGTATAAAATCATGCCTCATGATCAgacaaatttaaaaatgatgAAAAAATGGCTGTAACGGTCACCAAAGGTAATTAATTATATAAAACATGCAATGGCACATCCACTAAAATAAATGTCATTAGGAGCACAGCCTATGTGCAAAATTTGATACTTTTCTCGCAAAGTGCACCAAATGACCATATTTGTGTACTAGAGCTGTACGTGTGCCACAGAGTACAATGAAACAGTATATCATTAAACATTGCTATTCTAGAGCATGCAAATTAACCCGTCTCATCATTCTTGTAATTGTATTGCAAAATAATTCTTTTTAAAACTTGAAAAATATTATTAATGGGATAGCTACAAACGTATTTACGCATCCATTTTACCACATGTCATGATTCTTTTTGGACACTCTGGACATTGAGATTTTATATTGTCAGGTAAGTAACACACTATACAGCATGCATGCCAGACCTGATCATGAGAacatagctacacacaattcactAAGATAGCAAATTAATTATGGCAATACACTatatacaaaattacacatgtacaaaAATACTTGCAAAAATCAATTGACTTCATCTTCAAGGGAAACATGAAAGTCCACACCTCTGTAACAGTGTTTAATAATGCACTGGTCTTCCTTATTAGGATGAAGCTTTTCGTACATTGCCAGTGCACCTACTTGGAAATTTGAGCTACCACCTACTAGTACTAAACAATCAGATGTGACTGCAACTGTACGCTGTAGTTGAGCAATGACCACAGCATTGTCAAAATTAAGATACTTCTTAAAGGTGTTTTCAAATTCGCTGATAGTTAGACTATAATTGCCAAAGACAGAGTTGAAGAATGCGTCATACAGCGTTTCTTCGGGTTTCATACTATTTTTAGAGCGTCTGTAACAGAGGCTGCCATATTGTCCCAAGTCAATGGCTAATGTCCTGCTCCATTCTGGGTGAATGTTCAGGTATTGTGTGAGGTTCGTAGCACACTTCACCATATACTGCACCACATCATTGTCAGTGAGTGCATCTGCCTTCCTTGCCCATTTATAAACCCTTTCTACTCTGACCATCACACCGTAGTACTTACCACCACTGGGATTAAACCTTTTAATATATTCTTTGCTAAATCTCATCATTGTCTTACTAGGAAGCAAGCCAACCATGACAGTGTTGTCAGTACGGAATGATGGTGCCTTGAGATTGTCTCGTGTATGCCTTATCCCATGCCATAGAGCAAATATCAGTGTGACACTATTAGAATTGTGAGTACCCAACATATATTGTGAGAATTTTTCCATTGACATTGGAATGGATGAACTAAATTTTATACACACTTCACGTACAAACTGAAAACCAAGATCTCTGAAGAATTTTAATGCCTGCGCAGGAAAATCGGTACCACTGCATTGTCTGTTACCAGTTATTCTATTAGGATTATCAACTTTCTTAAATAAGCCAGTTGGAGATCTTGCATTACCATTGCATGTAAAAACAAGAATTGTTGTTTTGGGAGCATTTAACAAAAACTCTTCCCATGCCACTAGTTCTGCACAACCATGTTCTGTTGTTTGGTTATTCCAAAATTCCATATCATAAATATCCCCAAATCTCATTGGATTAGTTGCACCTTCAACAATTGGTTGGAAATTGAAGGTGTTTTTAGAAACAAAAGGCTCAACAACTTTCATGTTAACAGAGTTTGCAAAGTATTGAAGACCCCaaagatttcttgtagctgcTGTTTGTTGTTCATACAATCTATACGGCAAAATATATCCCTGAGATTTATGTTGACTTGCTATATGTGGTGGTAAAAAAGTTTTACCAGGGGAGTTCTTAGCGACAGGCTTGATTAGCTTTTTTCCATTAGTGCCACCTTGGTGGTTTCTTCTGTTTGAAACTTCCTTCACATTGCGATGGAGAACATCATCTTCCTGAGTTAACGTTGTTCCCTTCAGCCACATATTTAGCTTGTCATACTCATAATAATATATTGTGCCGCACACAAGTATTACAAAACAGATGAAGACAATGAAACCATATACACAACGAGCTCCACCCATAATAGTGTTCTTGTTCATACCTGTAAGCCAACATACATCATGCATAATAAAAATAACAACGTTCACACTACAGTGCACCTTAAAATTGTGTCTTAAATTTTAATGATCTACCAATGGATAATCTACATTGCtgtagaacattctatatgtgTTCTATAAGAAATCTTAGggtattacaaaagtaatcaaataaacatATAACCAAGCACAATATTTTAAATGATAATACAATATTTTATACATAAGACATTTTGCATGATTTGTTTATACTGAACAAAAAATATTTCATAGTTAGACTTATTGATAGCTAATGCAAACTGGTTGCATGTTGATTTTAGCAATGAAGTTTTAGTGACAGAAAATGTCTGGCTATGTGTGtgggcagtggcgtagccagacccggGCATCAAGATATTCTGCCCTACCATCAGCTTTTCCAGTTATTAAGCATGTGAGCTTAAGAACACCGGACTCGCCGTACACCAAAAGACTGTTCTAGAATACACACACGAAGTACACTAACTTTTAAATAGATCTTTGAGATTTCACACGTATTGCAAGTTGTGTCCGAGGTTGTGTCCAGCGCTCGTCCCGAGGGTTATTTTAGGGGTTTTCCCAAGGGTTTTCCTTCTGTATTTGCAGGCAGGTAATTTCGCTGTTACACGTGATATAATTAAACACGTGTTGACATCGATCGTGGAGCATAGGCCTCGTTGTGACAGTATTTTCAGAATTCCAGCTGTTCGTCTAGCGATTAATATGAGTGCTGTGAAGCAGCTatcattgtttaattttgtcaaGCAAAAGTGCACTGCGAAGCAGGCAAAAGCCACAGAAGATCCTGGGCCTTCCTCCAAAGAAGAGTCTCAACTAATAATCGATATCAGTGAGGATACAAGCAAAGTTACTAATCAAGAGTCAGAACAGTATCAGCTAATCAACTTGAGGGAGGATCCCAAAGTTGAAGGTGAGTTTTATAATGATGATGGGATTGATGATGAGATTTATGCTGCTTTGGTGAAAACGTCTAAAAGCCCTAGCCCTTGTTGTACACCTGTTATGGTGTATAGttcagatgatgatgaagaaaCCAGCTTTGCAACTAGGTTCTCACCTCAATTCTCACCAGGTCCTGACGAGGTTGATGGCATGAGTATGAAAGTGCCACAATCACATCATGCAATTACATGTAGTAGCGCAGCATTGGACAAATCTTTCTCCATAGGCACAGCCACTAGTAGCACGTCTCAGTTGTTTGGGGATTACCGTGGGCCCAATAATGATACCTCCAGCACAGCTGCAACTGGCTCCACAACTGAAGTATGTAGTGCTTCATCCTTGGCCTGTACAACTACACTTGAGTTTTCTTCATGCTTGCCAAAAGATATTGCTGAAACAATAGCCTTTCCTCCAGTTCAGCCTGTTAATACAAAGTATCCCTTGACTATGATTTCAAAAGTACCAAGGTGCTTTAATGCAGCCTGGTATAAACAGTATGAATGGCTAGAGTATTCAGTAGAGACAGATGCTTGCTATTGCTACCCTTGTCGGTTGCTTGGTGCACAGAGTGCTATGGGTAAGAGTAGACCTGAACAAGTATTTACTTTATCTGGGTTTAAAGACTGGAAGCATGCTACTGGTAAAAAGGGAGCTCTTGTTGGTCACTCAAATAGCCTTAGCCACAAAGAAGCTATGGTGGTATGGGaacagtacaaaattaattcCAAGCGTGGCACTTTGCTTCCCAACCAGGTAGACAATTCCTGGGATGTTGTTATTCAAGAAAACAAACATTACATAAAAACCATAGCAGAAGTACTGTTGCTCTGTAGCAGGCAAAACATCTCAATTCGTGGTCATAGGGAAGGGATAGAATCTTCAAATAGGGGAAACTTTCTAGAAATGTTTGAATTGATAGCAAAACATGATCCAGTAGTACTAAAAAGAATGTCTATAACAAAATCTGCAAAATATACATCACACATGATTCAGAATGAGATATTAGGCTGTATGGGTGACATAGTCCAAGCCAAAATTTGTGCAGATGTCAAGAAGGCTGGTATGTATTCGATATTAGCAGATGAAGCGAGAGACTGCAGCAAAGTTGAACAATTGGCCATTATTTTAAGGTATGTTGATCTAGGGTCTGCAACAGTACATGAACGGTTCCTAACATACGTTGAAGCAAGGTGTCAGAATGCAGAAAGTCTAGCTGCTCACATAATAAGCACCTTAAATGAACATAAATTAGATACAAGTGCCATAGTTTCTCAAGGTTATGATGGGGCATCTGTGATGAGTGGGTGTTGCACAGGTGTACAACAGCGTATCAAGCAAGTGGCTCCCCAGGCTGTTTATGTGCACTGTTATGCACATTGTTTGAACTTGGTTTTAGTGGACACCACTAAAATAGTATCAGAGGCCTCAGAATTTTTTGCCTTAATGGAAACATTGTATGTTTTCATGTCCACAAATAAGgtacatacattgtacatagagCAGCAACATCATTTATATCCCAACAAACCACCTCGTCAATTACAAAAGTTGTCAGATACTCGTTGGGCCTGTAGGTTTCTTGCTGTTGATGCAGTCTGTAGTACATTTCGGGCTATCCTTGCAACACTGCAGAAAGTAGTTGATAGTGACGACAAAGTAAAAGTAGTTGAAGCCAAAGGAATTTTGCTCCAAGTACATTGCTTTAAATTCCTGACAACTCTTGTCACATTCAGTCAATTGCTGTTTCTCACAAAACAACTATCTGATCAGCTCCAGAGTTCACAAACTGACATGGCCAAAGCAGCTGAATTGGTAGAGGGAACCATGAAAACTCTTCAACAGTTTAGAAGTGATGGAGAGTGGAGAAAGTTGTATAAATATGTCAGTGATGTGGCTTCCTCACTTAACATTGAAGTTTCCCCACTAAATAGTCGGCCCCAACGTAGCCAGCGATTGCCAAAACGGCTTGTTATCCTGCAATCTGTAGGATCAAGACAGCCAGTAGAGAGTCATGAAGAGTATAAGATTTCCCTTATATTATCCAGTTATTGATGCCATGATGTCTGAgcttcacaaaaggtttgagggtAACAATCTGGCACTGATGAAAGCAATCCAGTGTTGCAGTCCAGAGTCAGTACATTTTCTTGATATAGACCACCTGGCACCTTTAATTGAAGGATATAATCTTAGTAAAGATTTGCTCACAGCAGAATGTTTAGTAGCTAAACATACATTAGATGAAAAAGACCTCACCTCCATTAGTGATGTGCTCAAAGAAATCTATCCGTTAAAGGTTGCATTCCCTACCCTGGTTAAACTTCTTCAAATTTCTCTCACTATAGTGGTAAGCACTGCAGAGTGTGAAAGGTCATTTTCATGCCTTAAGCGTACTAAGAGCTTCTTGCGATCCACAATGTCTGAGGAGCGGTTGAATAACTTGGCTATCTTGTCCATCGAACGGGACCTGTCAGCAAATATTTCAATGGATGAAGTTATCCAGAAGTTTGCTGGGAAAGATAAAAACAGAAAAATAAAATTATCGTAAAACTTGTACTGATGACACTATTACTGTCTACCCACTTCATACATGCACAACTTTTCTTTGTAATTAATAGAACATCATCACTTTCAGTATAACAGCTGTGCTGTTTGCATTTAATATAACTTTTGTAGCCAATCATGTAATTTTATATGTACTCAGTCGTTTGATGCTATTTGCAATAATTAACTTTACTTACACTGACTATGCATTGATGGTTTGACGTCTCTGTTGTCCTGTACAGATTCCAGAACCACGAGGTGCACCACGTAaggcaataaatagaatgaTGAAGATCGCGTGATCGTAAACCGCACGCCGGGGGCTGAGACAGCACGAAGAGTTTTAAATTTCTGGTGTTGGATGTATGTGTGATCAATATAGAAGATATGATCGTGCCCTCATCGTAGTGCAGCAAGGGAACGCGCGGAATGGAGGCTGGCTGGTAATCTGACAGCTGTAGTTTGTGAAACGATTAAATGTTAGCGAGAACACCCAAGTCACCCATTGGAAATTTTGAGTTCAATGCTTAGACATTTTAATGACGGTATGGAATAACGTCTTATTTGAACAGGTTATTTGTTCTGATCTGTTGCAGGTGCCAGGTGGTTTTACGGCACTGCCACGTGATAGTAAGCGCCCTGTGCTATACAACCAGGTCTGACAAGGTGTGGTCAGTACAAGGTAGCGAAGGCAACCAATGTTTTAGCGTTTATGATTAGTAAGGCTGTAGCTTCCTACACACAGATATAGGATAGCTGGATCGTACAGATAGTCATCGTAGTTTCCTGCACGCAAGGATAGTTAGATCATGCAGATAGTCATCGTAGCTAGgtgtgttttttttgttgataatatattgatgtccatatgaaaatgggcatgtgtatgtgtgttgcatgctTTGGGGTCTGCCCACCCAATGCCCGGGCATGGCTAAATctctagctacgccactgtgtGTGGGGCTTAACTAGTAAAATAGTAACTATGATGTTAGATCAATTGGAGAAAGAGACAGCTGCAGTCATTACAAATTGCTGAGTCATTACAAATTGTAGAGATCCATAGCGTAATTGAGAATAAACGTGACTGAAAGGTTAAAAGAATCAGGAATAGTTCTGGAAGAGTCAAAATAACCTTTAAATGCAGTATAAATGAAATCCTAAAAATACAGTCATCCAAATGGTATGTGAGTATATTTTCAGAGGATTTCAATTTCTCTTTCTTCTTTACACATTTTGCACTCCACTGGTCCTCGAATTTCCATTAAAAATACAAAGTTGGCTGAgttgtgtgtattgtagtatcACTCTTTGCAATAATATTGAGGAGCAGTCATAATAAAGGGAACCTTTGTCaccctacataccaaatttaagcAAAATCATCTTATGCGTTAGTAAAGCACAACCTAGGCTCAACTTCTTCATTATTTTTGCAGGCCTACATCATTTTACATACTTACATCTCTATAAAATATATTGCTGCGAAATTTGGTGTATGAGTAAAGACATATTAACATAGCAAGACTGGTCCCTCTGGTGCAAATCTAACAATGTCCATGGAGTCATGCttggatgattatttgcataaaaaaaGTCGATTGCTTTTAA
This region includes:
- the LOC136268476 gene encoding uncharacterized protein, translating into MNKNTIMGGARCVYGFIVFICFVILVCGTIYYYEYDKLNMWLKGTTLTQEDDVLHRNVKEVSNRRNHQGGTNGKKLIKPVAKNSPGKTFLPPHIASQHKSQGYILPYRLYEQQTAATRNLWGLQYFANSVNMKVVEPFVSKNTFNFQPIVEGATNPMRFGDIYDMEFWNNQTTEHGCAELVAWEEFLLNAPKTTILVFTCNGNARSPTGLFKKVDNPNRITGNRQCSGTDFPAQALKFFRDLGFQFVREVCIKFSSSIPMSMEKFSQYMLGTHNSNSVTLIFALWHGIRHTRDNLKAPSFRTDNTVMVGLLPSKTMMRFSKEYIKRFNPSGGKYYGVMVRVERVYKWARKADALTDNDVVQYMVKCATNLTQYLNIHPEWSRTLAIDLGQYGSLCYRRSKNSMKPEETLYDAFFNSVFGNYSLTISEFENTFKKYLNFDNAVVIAQLQRTVAVTSDCLVLVGGSSNFQVGALAMYEKLHPNKEDQCIIKHCYRGVDFHVSLEDEVN
- the LOC136242050 gene encoding 52 kDa repressor of the inhibitor of the protein kinase-like; translated protein: MSGCCTGVQQRIKQVAPQAVYVHCYAHCLNLVLVDTTKIVSEASEFFALMETLYVFMSTNKVHTLYIEQQHHLYPNKPPRQLQKLSDTRWACRFLAVDAVCSTFRAILATLQKVVDSDDKVKVVEAKGILLQVHCFKFLTTLVTFSQLLFLTKQLSDQLQSSQTDMAKAAELVEGTMKTLQQFRSDGEWRKLYKYVSDVASSLNIEVSPLNSRPQRSQRLPKRLVILQSVGSRQPVEIIDAMMSELHKRFEGNNLALMKAIQCCSPESVHFLDIDHLAPLIEGYNLSKDLLTAECLVAKHTLDEKDLTSISDVLKEIYPLKVAFPTLVKLLQISLTIVVSTAECERSFSCLKRTKSFLRSTMSEERLNNLAILSIERDLSANISMDEVIQKFAGKDKNRKIKLS